The Henckelia pumila isolate YLH828 chromosome 2, ASM3356847v2, whole genome shotgun sequence genome includes a window with the following:
- the LOC140882110 gene encoding agamous-like MADS-box protein MADS3, with the protein MGRGRVELKRIENKINRQVTFSKRRNGLLKKAYELSVLCDAEVALIIFSSRGKLYEFGSNSLMSTLERYQRCCFNSHENSTEPTQTQNWYQEVSKLKAKYESLQRTQRHLLGEDLGPLSVKELQNLEKQLEGALAQARQRKTQIMLEQMEELRRKERQLGDMNKQLKMKVSQEMSSLEAEGQGLRTLPFPWNTDAAAGTSNFFVQIPASNPTEIEQEPFLQIGYQHYNLGEASTVQRNMDVDHNIIHGWTL; encoded by the exons ATGGGAAGAGGGAGAGTGGAATTGAAGAGAATAGAGAACAAAATCAACAGACAGGTGACATTTTCTAAGAGGAGAAATGGGCTGTTGAAGAAAGCATATGAGCTCTCTGTGCTTTGTGATGCTGAAGTTGCCCTAATCATCTTCTCCAGCAGGGGAAAGCTCTATGAATTTGGTAGCAATAG TCTCATGAGTACCCTTGAACGCTACCAGAGATGCTGCTTCAATTCTCACGAAAATAGTACCGAACCAACTCAAACACAG AACTGGTATCAAGAGGTCTCAAAATTAAAGGCCAAGTACGAATCGCTTCAACGGACTCAAAG GCATCTGCTTGGGGAAGATCTCGGGCCGTTGAGtgtgaaagagctgcagaatcTTGAAAAACAACTAGAGGGAGCTCTTGCTCAAGCAAGGCAGAGAAAG ACACAAATCATGCTGGAGCAGATGGAAGAGCTTCGCAGAAAG GAGCGCCAACTAGGAGACATGAACAAGCAGCTCAAAATGAAGGTTTCACAGGAAATGTCATCG CTGGAGGCTGAAGGACAAGGTCTCAGAACCCTCCCCTTCCCGTGGAACACCGACGCAGCAGCCGGAACCAGCAACTTTTTTGTGCAAATTCCAGCATCTAATCCTACGGAAATCGAACAGGAGCCTTTCCTCCAAATAgg gtaCCAACACTATAATCTTGGAGAAGCGTCAACTGTTCAAAGAAACATGGATGTTGACCATAATATTATCCATGGGTGGACgctttaa